The following coding sequences lie in one Manis javanica isolate MJ-LG chromosome X, MJ_LKY, whole genome shotgun sequence genomic window:
- the CPXCR1 gene encoding LOW QUALITY PROTEIN: CPX chromosomal region candidate gene 1 protein (The sequence of the model RefSeq protein was modified relative to this genomic sequence to represent the inferred CDS: inserted 1 base in 1 codon; substituted 1 base at 1 genomic stop codon) yields the protein MTSTKEGSDAAENALKISENVAPNDCSTDMEPSFADSNMSQVESNPTDRELDPPTSQENAVPHTAENNEPEVEKTRKDAPKEDLKEEESLLIQITIPRKLIFHNPLANKAKFSSXKVEMKTSDFCHSTRNHNIPLQLPSSKRIRFLKSDERPRMIXLLCARYFSQAAGHQNASYVKQKFIAFLSHSNIATHGKRAIIFARSLRLYNYYPLCERMTSGKSCKSADTERKDRFQIIVKPVLRIPWVQNQDAHNSKAFEEHLRYHHNMRVVIINTDIAWKYLCPICRSSFNSFVEFRQHSCNSPNN from the exons ATGACTTCTACTAAAGAAGGAAGTGATGCAgctgaaaatgctttaaaaatttcagaaaatgtggCCCCAAATGACTGTAGTACAGATATGGAACCTTCATTTGCTGATTCTAATATGTCTCAGGTGGAAAGCAACCCAACAGACAGGGAGCTTGACCCACCAACCTCTCAGGAGAATGCTGTTCCTCACACAGCAGAAAACAATGAGCCTGAAGTAGAGAAGAcccgaaaagatgctccaaaagAAGATTTAAAAGAAGAAGAGTCCCTTCTAATTCAGATCACCATCCCTAGGAAACTGATCTTTC acaatCCCTTGGCTAATAAAGCAAAATTCTCATCATGAAAAGTGGAGATGAAAACAAGTGATTTCTGTCATAGCACCAGAAATCACAATATTCCTCTGCAACTGCCAAGTTCGAAAAGAATCCGTTTCCTTAAGAGTGATGAGAGACCGAGAATGA CTCTGCTGTGTGCGAGATATTTCTCACAGGCTGCAGGTCATCAAAATGCCTCATATGTAAAGCAAAAATTTATagcatttctttctcattcaaatATTGCCACCCATGGGAAGAGAGCCATAATATTTGCAAGATCTTTAAGGCTGTATAATTACTATCCCCTCTGTGAGAGAATGACATCAGGAAAATCTTGCAAATCAGCTGATACTGAAAGGAAGGATAGATTCCAGATTATTGTAAAACCTGTGTTACGTATCCCATGGGTCCAAAATCAAGATGCTCATAATAGCAAAGCTTTTGAAGAACATTTGAGATATCACCATAACATGAGAGTTGTGATCATAAACACTGATATTGCTTGGAAATACCTATGTCCCATCTGCAGGAGTAGTTTCAACAGTTTTGTTGAATTCAGACAGCATTCCTGCAACTCTCCTAATAATTAA